A segment of the Acidimicrobiales bacterium genome:
CGTTGACGTAGTTGGTGTGGGCCGAGGAGAAGCCCGCCAGCGTGCCCGAGTAGACGGTGGACGAGGCCGAGAAGCCCGTGCAGCTGGCGAACGAGCCGCCGGTGCCGACCTCGACGGTGGTGTTCAGGTACTGCGCCAGGCCGGTGCCGGCGCTGGTGCCGTAGAGCTTCACCACCGACGGGGTGATCGAGCCCTGGTACGTGACCGTGATGCACTTCGTCAGCGTGTCGCCGGGCTTCAGGTTCGACGCGTTGAACATGACGTTCGCGCTGTCGTCGTCGACGAGCGCCACCGTGCCGGCCGAGAAGCTGTTGCCGTTGTTCTCCGTCGTCGCCGTGAACGCGGCCTGCGATCTGCTGAAGATCGCCACGGCGCCGATCACCACGGCCGCGACCACGGCCAGCAACCGGACGAGCGATCCCCGGCCGGCCCGTCGCCGACCACGACGCCGGCCCGTTCGGTTGGAGGGGGGAGCGGTTTCCATGCCACCTGCTTTCGTCTGCCTGAACTGGACTGCCACCCTCTCGTCGGCGCCTCGCCGCCGCGACTTGAGGCCGCCACCGTGGGCCGTTCGACCCGTTTCGGGACCGCCGGGCGAGTTCGTGGCACACCGTCGGCTCCCCGGCTACGGTCCCCAGCGCAGAGCGGCCGGCCCACCGGTCGACCGGCGACCAACCGTGCGAACCCCCGGAGCCCCCGTGATCTCCCCGACCCGTCCCGGTGCCCTCGACCTCAACCGGGCCGCCGACCTGCTCGCCGCCCGCGTGCCGACGGCCCTCGCTCCCCTCGCCCGCCTCGCCTACAACTACCGCTGGACCTGGTGGAAGGGCGGCGACGAGCTGTTCGCCTCGATCGATCCGCACCGCTGGGAGCTGTGCGGCGCCAACCCGGTCCGGCTCCTGCAGGAGGTGCCCTTCTCCCACCTCGAGCGGATGGCGGCCGACACGGCGGCCGTGCGGCGGACCATGGTCGCCGAGCAGCGCCTCAGCACCGAGCTGGCCGCGCCCCTGGCCGACGTCGGCATCCCCGCCGAGCGGCCCGTGGCCTTCTTCTGCGCCGAGTACGCCGTGCACGCGTCGCTCCCCATCTACTCGGGAGGCCTGGGCGTGCTGGCCGGCGACCTGGTGAAGGCTGCGTCCGACCTGGGGCTCCCCCTGGTGGGCGTCGGGCTCTTCTACCGCCAGGGCTACTTCCGCCAGCGCCTCGACCCGTCCGGCTACCAGCACGAGTACTGGATCGAGAACGACCCCGAGCGGCTGCCCATCGCCCTGGTCACCGGCGACGACGGCGAGCCCCTCACGGTGACGGTTCAGGTGTGGGGCCGCTCGATCACCATCCAGATCTGGCGGGTCGAAGTGGGCCGGGTCCCCCTCTACCTGCTCGACACCGAGCGGTCCGACAACGAGCGCATCGACCGCTGGATCTGCTCGCGGCTCTACGTGGGCGACCGCCAGCTGCGCCTGGCCCAGTACGCGGTGCTCGGCCTGGGCGGGGTGCGGGCCCTCCGGGCCATGGGCATCGAGCCCTCCGTCGTCCACCTCAACGAGGGCCACGCTGCGCTGGCCCCCCTCGAGCTGGTGGCGCCGGCCACCGCCGACGGGGTGCCGTTCGAGGAGGCGCTGGCGACGGCCCGGCACCAGACCGTGTTCACGACCCACACGCCGGTGGCGGCGGGGAACGAGATGTACGAGGGAGAGGAGGTCGCCCGGGCGCTGTTCGCCCTGCCTCCCCACCTCCACACCGACATGGAGACCCTCCTCGCCCTCGGCCGCCTCCATGCCGACCAGCCGACGGAGCCCTCGGGCCTCACGTCCCTCGGCCTCCGCGTGGCCGGTGCGTCGAACGGTGTGAGCCGCCGCCACGGCGAGGTCGCCAGGCGCATGTGGCGGCCGCTGTACCCGGGGCTCGGGGTCGACGAGGTCCCGATCGGGCACATCACCAACGGCGTCCACCACCTCACCTGGATGGCCGGGCCCATGCGCGACCTGCTCGACGAGCACCTCGGCGAGGGGTGGGAGGGGGCCGCCGACGACCCGGCGACGTGGGCCCCGGTGATGCGCATCCCCGACGCCGAGGTGTGGCACGTGCGGTGCGAGCACCGGCGGGCCCTGCTCGAGTACGTCCGCGACCGCGCCATCACCGACCGGCTGGCCCGGGGCGAGCCCCTCGACTACGCCGAGGCCTCCCTGCAGGCGTTCAGCACCGACGACATCGTGGTCGGCTTCGCCCGCCGGCTGGCGTCGTACAAGCGCCTCCACCTGGTGGGCAGCGACCCCGTGCGCGCCCTGCAGCTCATCGACGGGGAGCAGCCGATGCAGCTCATCATCGCCGGCAAGGCCCACCCCTCCGACGACGAGGCCAAGCGCCTCATGCAGACGCTGTTCCGGCTCAAGAACGCGCCGCACGTGGCCGAGCGGGTCGCCTTCGTCGAGGACTACGGGATGGCCGAGGCGGCCCAGCTGGTCGCCGGCTGCGACGTCTGGCTGAACCTGCCCCGCCCCCCCATGGAGGCCAGCGGCACCAGCGGGATGAAGTCGGTCATGAACGGCGGGCTGCAGCTGTCGGTGCTCGACGGCTGGTGGGCGGAGGCCTACGGCGAGGTCGACGGCGTCGCCAACGGCTGGGCCATCGACGGCGACGAGAGCCCCGACCACGCCGAGCAGGACGCCCGGCACGGCCAGATGCTCTTCGACATCCTGCAGCACCAGGTGATCCCGATGTTCAACGAGCGCGACGACCGGGGCGTGCCCGTGCGGTGGGTGCGGATGGTGAAGGCGTCGCTGACCACCCTGGCCCCCCGGTTCAGCGCCGCCCGGATGCTGCGCGACTACGTGGACGTCTACGCCGCCGCGGCCGCACCGAAGTCCTGATCGCTCAGGGGCGGAGCAGGGCCTCGCGCTCCACGCGCCGCGCCGCGTCGACCACCGCGGCGGCGTAACGCCGGGCAGGTTGGCGGCTCGTGCGTGGGATGGGGCCCGACACGCTCACCGCGGCCCGCACCAGCCCGTCGCGGTCGAGCACCGGTGCGCTCACCGAGGCCACGCCCGGCTCGCGCTCCTCCACGCTCTCGGCCCAGCCCCGCCGGAGCGTGGCCGGCTCGGCCGCCAGCACCCGGCCGGCCGAGCCCCGGTCGAGGGGCAGGGCCGCGCCCAGCGGCACGATGGTCCGCAGCCCGTGGGGTGACTCAAGCGACTCGATGCACACCCGGCGGGCGCCCTCGCGGACGTAGAGCTGCACGCTCTCACCGGTCGCGTCGCGCAGGGCCTCCAGCGCCGGTCGGGCGGCTTCTCGCAGCGGGAGCGCCTCGGCCGCGGCCCGACCCAGCGCCACCAGCCGCAGGCCCAGGGCGAACCGCCCGTCGGGGTCCCGACGCACCAGGCCGTGGTCCTCGAGCGCCGTGGCCAGCCGGTGCGCGGTGGCGCGCGACAGGCCGGTGGCCGCGACGAGCTCGGCCAGGGCCCGGGGGTGCTCCTCGAGGGCCCCGAGGACGCGGGCGGCCTTGTCGAGCACACCCACACCGCTTAGGATGTGTTCCACGAAGCAAGACTACTGTCTCACTATTCGGGACGCCAGGACGGCGGCTCCCGGCGGGTGGGCGACGGGAGCGGAACATGAGCGACCCGACGACGTTGGCCGCCAAGGTCTGGCAGCGCCACGTGGTGCACGCCGCGCCGGGCGAGCCGGAGCTGCTGTACATCGACCTGCACCTGGTGCACGAGGTGACCTCACCGCAGGCGTTCGACGGCCTCCGGCTGGCCGGCCGGACCGTGCGCCGGCCCGACCTCACCGTCGCCACCGAGGATCACAACGTCCCCACGGCCGACATCGACCAGCCCATCGCCGACCCGATCTCGCGCACGCAGATCGAGGTGCTCCGGCGCAACTGCGCCGAGTTCGGCATCACCCTGCACCCCATGGGCTCCCCCGGCCAGGGCATCGTCCACGTGATCGGCCCCGAGCAGGGCCTCACCCAGCCGGGCATGACCATCGTGTGCGGCGACAGCCACACGTCGACCCACGGGGCGTTCGGGGCGCTGGCCTTCGGCATCGGCACCAGCGAGGTGGAGCACGTGCTGGCCACCCAGACCCTCCCCCAGCACCGCCCGGCGTGGATGGCGGTCACGGTGGAGGGCGACCTGCCCGCGGGAGCCACGGCCAAGGACCTCATCCTGGCCGTGATCGGCCGGATCGGCACCGGCGGCGGCATCGGGCACGTCGTCGAGTACCGCGGCTCGGCCATCCGGAACCTCTCCATGGAGGGCCGCATGACCGTGTGCAACATGTCGATCGAGGCGGGTGCCCGGGCCGGCATGGTCGCCCCGGACGACACCACCTTCGCCTACCTCGAGGGCCGCCGCCACGCCCCCACCGGTGCGGCCTGGGAGCGGGCCCTCGACGACTGGCGGAGCCTGCGCACCGACGAGGGCGCGGCGTTCGACCGCGAGGTGCTGCTCGACGCGGCCGGCATCGAGCCGCACGTGTCGTGGGGCACGAACCCCTCCCAGGTCGCGCCCATCGGCGCGTCGGTGCCCGACCCCGACGCCTTCGACGACCCCGCGGCGCGTGAGTCGGCGGCGCGGGCCCTCGCCTACATGGGCCTCGAGGCGGGCACCCCGCTGCGCGGCATCCCGGTCGACACCGTGTTCATCGGGTCGTGCACCAACTCGCGCATCGAAGACCTGCGGGCCGCGGCCCAGGTCGTCGAGGGCCGCGCTGTCACCGTGAAGCGGGCCATGGTGGTCCCCGGCTCGCACGCCGTGAAGGCCCAGGCCGAGGCCGAGGGCCTGCACCACGTCTTCACCGCGGCCGGCTTCGACTGGCGGGAGCCGGGCTGCTCGATGTGCCTGGCCATGAACCCCGACAAGCTCGAGCCGGGCGAGCGGGCCGCCTCGACCTCGAACCGGAACTTCGAGGGCCGCCAGGGCCGGGGCGGCCGCACCCACCTGGTGTCGCCGGCGGTGGCCGCGGCCACCGCCGTGGCCGGGGGGTTCGCCACCCCGGCCGACCTGGACCGAGGAGGACCGTCATGAAGGCAGTGCGCGTGGTCCAGGGCCGGGCCGTCCCCCTCGGGCGATCCGACGTCGACACCGACCAGATCATCCCGAGCGACTGGCTGAAGCGGGTCGAGCGCACCGGCTTCGGCCGCGGCCTGTTCTCGGAGTGGCGCGACGACCCCGAGTTCGTCCTCAACCGGCCGGAGTTCGGTGGCGCCACGATCCTGCTGGCCGGTCCGAACTTCGGGACCGGGTCGTCCCGCGAGCACGCCGTGTGGGCGATCGTCGACTACGGCTTCGAGGCGGTGATCTCGTCGCGCTTCGCCGACATCTTCCGCAACAACGCCCACAAGAACGGGCTCGTGCCGGTGCAGGTCGAGCCCGAGGTGTCCGACACCCTCCACCGGGCCGTCGAGGCCGACCCCGACCTCGAGCTGTTCATCGACGTGGAGCGCCTGGTGCTCTCGGTGCCGGCCATCGGGCTGGAGACCGCCTTCCCGATGGATCCGGCCACCCGGGAGCGCTTCCTCCACGGCCTCGACGACATCGACATCTCGCTGCGCCACGGCGACGCCATCGCCGCCCACGAAGCAGCCCGGCCGGCCTGGCTCCCGAGCCTGGCCGCGCCCCGCTCCGGTCAGGCCGGGTAGACCTCGACCTCTCAGACGCCGTCGCGCACCCGCTCGGCCCCGCCGCGCTCGCGCACCCGGATCAGGCGGTTGACGGCCGAGAGGAACGCCCGGGCCGAGGCCTCGACCACGTCGGTCGAGACCCCCCGGCCGGACACCTTCAGGCCCTCGTGCGCCACCTGGATGACCACGTCGCCCAGGGCGTCCACACCACCGGTGACCGAGCTCACGTTGAAGTCGGTGAGCAGCGGGTACAGGCCGGTGGCGGCCTTGATCGCCTTGCAGGCGGCGTCGATCATGCCGTCGCCCTCCGACGTGGCCTCCACCTTCTCGCCACCGCGCAGCAGCACCACGGTGGCGCTGGGCGTGCCGATGGTGCCGCCCCGCACCTCGAGCGACGACAGCTCGAAGGCCCGGCCCACGGTCTGGCCGAGCTCCTCGGCCACGATGGCCTCGAGGTCGGCGTCGGTGATCTGGACCTTGCGGTCGGCCAGCTCCTTGAAGCGGGCGAACGCGGCGTTGAGCGCGTCGCCCTGCACCCGCAGGCCCATCCGCTCGAGGGTGTCGGCGAAGGCGTGGCGGCCCGAGTGCTTGCCCAGCACGATCTTGCTCTCGCCCTGCCCGACGGCCTCCGGATCCATGATCTCGTAGGTGGTCCGCTCCTCCAGCACGCCGTGCTGGTGGATGCCGGACTCGTGGGCGAAGGCGTTGCGGCCCACGACGGCCTTGTTGAACTGCACGGGGTAGCCGGTGAGGCGGCTCACCAGGCGGCTGGCCCGGGCCAGCTCCCGGCTGCGCACGCGGGTGTCGAGGGCGCCGCCCCCGGGCAGCGCGAAGGCCTCGGGCCGCGTCCGCAGGGCCATCACCACCTCCTCCATGGCCGCGTTGCCGGCCCGCTCCCCGATGCCGTTCACGGTGCACTCCACCTGGCGAGCGCCCGCGTCCACGGCGGCCAGCGAGTTGGCCACGGCCAGCCCCAGGTCGTCGTGGCAGTGCGTCGACAGCACGTAGTCGCCCCGCACCGTGGCCCGGATGCGCCGGAAGCGCTCGGCGTACTCGGCGGGGAGGGCGAACCCGACCGTGTCGGGGATGTTGAGGGTGGTCGCCCCGTTGTCGACCGCCACCTGCAGCACCTCGCACATGAAGTCGAAGTCGGAGCGGGACGCGTCCTCCGGGCTGAACTCGACGTCGTCGGTGTAGGACCGGGCCCGGGCGACGCCCTGGGCGGCGGCCTCCTTCACCTGCTCGGGCGTCATCTTCAGCTTGTTGGCCATGTGGATCTCGCTGGTGGCGATGAACACGTGGATCCGCGTGCGGGCGGCGTGCTGGATCGCCTCCCAGCAGCGATCCACGTCGGCGAAGCCGGTGCGCGAGAGCCCGCAGACCGTCGGCACGTCGGGCCCGCCGACGGCGAACAGCCGGGCGACGGCCTC
Coding sequences within it:
- the glgP gene encoding alpha-glucan family phosphorylase encodes the protein MISPTRPGALDLNRAADLLAARVPTALAPLARLAYNYRWTWWKGGDELFASIDPHRWELCGANPVRLLQEVPFSHLERMAADTAAVRRTMVAEQRLSTELAAPLADVGIPAERPVAFFCAEYAVHASLPIYSGGLGVLAGDLVKAASDLGLPLVGVGLFYRQGYFRQRLDPSGYQHEYWIENDPERLPIALVTGDDGEPLTVTVQVWGRSITIQIWRVEVGRVPLYLLDTERSDNERIDRWICSRLYVGDRQLRLAQYAVLGLGGVRALRAMGIEPSVVHLNEGHAALAPLELVAPATADGVPFEEALATARHQTVFTTHTPVAAGNEMYEGEEVARALFALPPHLHTDMETLLALGRLHADQPTEPSGLTSLGLRVAGASNGVSRRHGEVARRMWRPLYPGLGVDEVPIGHITNGVHHLTWMAGPMRDLLDEHLGEGWEGAADDPATWAPVMRIPDAEVWHVRCEHRRALLEYVRDRAITDRLARGEPLDYAEASLQAFSTDDIVVGFARRLASYKRLHLVGSDPVRALQLIDGEQPMQLIIAGKAHPSDDEAKRLMQTLFRLKNAPHVAERVAFVEDYGMAEAAQLVAGCDVWLNLPRPPMEASGTSGMKSVMNGGLQLSVLDGWWAEAYGEVDGVANGWAIDGDESPDHAEQDARHGQMLFDILQHQVIPMFNERDDRGVPVRWVRMVKASLTTLAPRFSAARMLRDYVDVYAAAAAPKS
- a CDS encoding IclR family transcriptional regulator; amino-acid sequence: MLSGVGVLDKAARVLGALEEHPRALAELVAATGLSRATAHRLATALEDHGLVRRDPDGRFALGLRLVALGRAAAEALPLREAARPALEALRDATGESVQLYVREGARRVCIESLESPHGLRTIVPLGAALPLDRGSAGRVLAAEPATLRRGWAESVEEREPGVASVSAPVLDRDGLVRAAVSVSGPIPRTSRQPARRYAAAVVDAARRVEREALLRP
- the leuC gene encoding 3-isopropylmalate dehydratase large subunit, encoding MSDPTTLAAKVWQRHVVHAAPGEPELLYIDLHLVHEVTSPQAFDGLRLAGRTVRRPDLTVATEDHNVPTADIDQPIADPISRTQIEVLRRNCAEFGITLHPMGSPGQGIVHVIGPEQGLTQPGMTIVCGDSHTSTHGAFGALAFGIGTSEVEHVLATQTLPQHRPAWMAVTVEGDLPAGATAKDLILAVIGRIGTGGGIGHVVEYRGSAIRNLSMEGRMTVCNMSIEAGARAGMVAPDDTTFAYLEGRRHAPTGAAWERALDDWRSLRTDEGAAFDREVLLDAAGIEPHVSWGTNPSQVAPIGASVPDPDAFDDPAARESAARALAYMGLEAGTPLRGIPVDTVFIGSCTNSRIEDLRAAAQVVEGRAVTVKRAMVVPGSHAVKAQAEAEGLHHVFTAAGFDWREPGCSMCLAMNPDKLEPGERAASTSNRNFEGRQGRGGRTHLVSPAVAAATAVAGGFATPADLDRGGPS
- the leuD gene encoding 3-isopropylmalate dehydratase small subunit gives rise to the protein MKAVRVVQGRAVPLGRSDVDTDQIIPSDWLKRVERTGFGRGLFSEWRDDPEFVLNRPEFGGATILLAGPNFGTGSSREHAVWAIVDYGFEAVISSRFADIFRNNAHKNGLVPVQVEPEVSDTLHRAVEADPDLELFIDVERLVLSVPAIGLETAFPMDPATRERFLHGLDDIDISLRHGDAIAAHEAARPAWLPSLAAPRSGQAG
- a CDS encoding 2-isopropylmalate synthase, which gives rise to MSTTDPGRVIIFDTTLRDGEQSPGISLDVGEKLEIAEQLARLGVDVIEAGFPIASQGDFEAVEAVARLFAVGGPDVPTVCGLSRTGFADVDRCWEAIQHAARTRIHVFIATSEIHMANKLKMTPEQVKEAAAQGVARARSYTDDVEFSPEDASRSDFDFMCEVLQVAVDNGATTLNIPDTVGFALPAEYAERFRRIRATVRGDYVLSTHCHDDLGLAVANSLAAVDAGARQVECTVNGIGERAGNAAMEEVVMALRTRPEAFALPGGGALDTRVRSRELARASRLVSRLTGYPVQFNKAVVGRNAFAHESGIHQHGVLEERTTYEIMDPEAVGQGESKIVLGKHSGRHAFADTLERMGLRVQGDALNAAFARFKELADRKVQITDADLEAIVAEELGQTVGRAFELSSLEVRGGTIGTPSATVVLLRGGEKVEATSEGDGMIDAACKAIKAATGLYPLLTDFNVSSVTGGVDALGDVVIQVAHEGLKVSGRGVSTDVVEASARAFLSAVNRLIRVRERGGAERVRDGV